The Strigops habroptila isolate Jane chromosome 8, bStrHab1.2.pri, whole genome shotgun sequence genome includes a window with the following:
- the LAMC1 gene encoding laminin subunit gamma-1: protein MGGGGGERRALWLAVLWLWLPGRCGGAMDECTEERTGRPQRCMPEFVNAAFNATVLATHTCGTPAEEYCVQTGVTGVTQSCHLCDAAQPHLQHGAAFLTDYNSPADATWWQSRTMLAGVQHPAAVNLTLHLGKAFDITYVRLKFHTSRPESFAIYKRTREDGPWVPYQYYSGSCESTYHKVNRGFIRTGEDEQQALCTDEFSDISPLTGGNVAFSTLEGRPSAYNFDNSPVLQEWVTATDIRVTLNRLNTFGDEVFNDPKVLKSYYYAISDFAVGGRCKCNGHASECVKNELGKLVCNCKHNTFGVDCEKCLPFFNDRPWRRATAESANECLPCDCNGRSQECYFDPELYRSTGHGGHCTGCSDNTDGAHCERCRDSFYRQGSEEGCLPCSCNPVGSLSTQCDNYGQCSCKPGVMGDKCDRCQPGFHSLSEAGCRPCSCNLAGSTGECNVETGRCTCKENVEGFHCERCKPGFFNLDSSNPRGCTPCFCFGHSSVCTNAIGYSIYSITSSFQFGADEWRAEQRDGSEVLLQWNAETQDISVISDSYFPMYFVAPRKFLGNQVLSYGQNLTFSFRVDRRDTRLSAEDVVLEGAGLRVSVPLIAQGNSYPSENALIYTFRLHEATDYPWRPALTAFDFQKLLHNLTSIKIRGTYSERSAGHLDDVTITSARPGPGVPVTWVESCSCPAGYEGQFCERCSSGYRRETPSLGPYSPCVPCACNGHSETCEPETGMCNCRDNTAGSHCEKCSDGYYGDATAGTASDCQPCPCPGGSSCAIVPRTKEVVCTSCQAGTTGKRCELCDDAYFGDPLGENGAVRPCRLCQCNDNIDPNAVGNCDRQTGECLKCIYNTAGFYCDRCKDGFFGNPLAPDPADKCRACHCNPYGTVNQQTNCNQVTGQCECLSHVTGRDCSACEPGFFNLQGGRGCERCNCHALGSTNGQCDIRTGQCECQPGVTGQRCDRCEINHFGFGSEGCKPCDCDPEGSRSLQCLENGHCECKEGFVGNRCDQCEENYFYNRSWPGCQECPACYRLVKDKVVEQRERLQELENLIANLGTGEETVTDQAFEERLKQAERDVMELLQEAQNSKDVDQGLMDRLKDINSTLTSQLNRLRNIQGTVRETENLAEQARVRVEDTEDLIGLASDMLEKAKMAADNVSITPPESSGDPNNMTLLAEEARKLAERHKKEADEIVRIAKAANDTSTEAYQLLLKTLAGENQTANDIDELNQKYNQARNISRDLEKQASKVLAEAEEAGNKALQIYANLTSLPAVDSTGLENEANKIKKEAEELDQLIARKLKDYEDLREDMKGKELEVKNLLEKGKTEQQTADQLLARADAAKALAEEAARKGNGTLQEANTILSNLKDFDKRVNDNKTAAEEALKKIPAITQTIAEANNKTRQAELALGNAAADAREAKAKADDAEKIASTVQKNAAATKAEADKTFADVTELAREVDDMMKQLQDAEKELKRKQDDAEQDMMMAGMASQAAQEAEDNARKAKNSVNSLLSVINDLLDQLGQLETVDLNKLNEIEGTLNSAKDQMKDSDLDQKVSFLEREARKQDDAIQAYNRDIEEILKDISNLEDIKKTLPSGCFNTPSIEKP from the exons GAAAGGCCTTCGACATCACATACGTACGTCTGAAGTTTCATACCAGTCGGCCAGAGAGCTTTGCAATCTACAAACGCACCAGGGAAGATGGCCCATGGGTGCCCTACCAGTATTACAGTGGCTCCTGTGAGAGCACGTATCACAAAGTCAATCGTGGCTTTATTCGGACTGGAGAGGATGAGCAGCAGGCGCTCTGTACGGATGAGTTCAGTGACATCTCCCCCCTCACTGGGGGCAATGTGGCATTCTCAACACTGGAGGGGCGTCCCAGTGCCTATAACTTTGATAACAGCCCCGTGCTACAG GAATGGGTGACAGCTACAGATATTAGAGTGACCCTCAATCGTCTGAATACATTTGGAGATGAAGTTTTCAATGACCCAAAAGTTCTCAAGTCATATTACTATGCAATTTCTGATTTTGCTGTGGGTGGTAG ATGCAAATGTAACGGGCACGCGAGTGAGTGCGTGAAGAATGAGCTCGGGAAGCTGGTTTGCAACTGCAAGCACAACACCTTTGGGGTCGACTGTGAGAAgtgtcttcctttcttcaatGACCGTCCATGGAGGAGAGCGACAGCAGAGAGTGCCAATGAATGCTTGC CTTGTGACTGCAACGGGAGGTCACAGGAGTGCTACTTTGACCCTGAGCTGTACCGCTCAACGGGCCATGGGGGCCACTGCACGGGCTGCTCGGATAACACCGATGGTGCCCACTGTGAAAGGTGCAGGGACAGCTTCTATCGACAGGGGAGTGAGGAGGGGTGTCTGCCCTGCAGTTGCAACCCTGTTG gGTCCCTCAGCACACAGTGTGACAACTATGGCCAGTGCAGCTGCAAACCTGGTGTGATGGGTGATAAGTGTGACCGGTGCCAGCCAGGTTTCCACTCCCTCTCCGAAGCTGGGTGCAG GCCCTGTTCTTGCAACCTagctggcagcacaggggaATGCAACGTTGAGACAGGACGATGtacatgcaaagaaaatgttgaagGCTTTCACTGTGAGAG ATGCAAACCTGGATTTTTCAATCTGGATTCCTCCAATCCAAGGGGCTGTACTCCCTGCTTCTGTTTTGGACACTCCTCAGTCTGCACCAATGCCATTGGCTACAGTATTTACAGCATCACCTCCAGCTTCCAGTTTG GAGCGGATGAGTGGCGTGCTGAGCAGCGTGATGGCTCAGAAGTCTTACTCCAGTGGAATGCGGAGACCCAGGATATATCTGTTATCTCAGACAGCTACTTCCCCATGTATTTTGTTGCACCAC gAAAGTTCTTGGGCAACCAGGTTTTGAGTTATGGGCAAAACCTGACCTTCTCCTTCCGCGTGGATAGACGGGATACACGCCTCTCAGCAGAGGATGTGGTGCTGGAAGGGGCTGGGCTGAGAGTGTCAGTGCCACTCATTGCTCAGGGCAACTCTTACCCCAGCGAGAACGCGCTGATCTACACCTTCAG GCTCCATGAGGCTACAGATTACCCGTGGAGGCCTGCTCTTACGGCATTTGACTTCCAGAAGCTTCTCCACAACTTGACTTCCATCAAGATCCGTGGGACGTACAGTGAGAGAA GTGCCGGCCACCTGGATGATGTTACCATCACAAGTGCTCGTCCTGGACCTGGTGTGCCTGTGACCTGGGTGGAGAGCTGCTCCTGTCCAGCAGGATATGAGGGGCAGTTCTGTGAGCGCTGCTCCTCTGGGTACCGGCGAGAGACACCAAGCCTTGGGCCCTACAGCCCCTGTGTGCCGTGTGCTTGCAATGGGCACAGTGAGACATGCGAACCAGAGACAG GCATGTGCAATTGCAGGGATAACACAGCAGGGTCTCACTGTGAGAAGTGCAGTGATGGGTACTATGGAGATGCGACAGCGGGCACAGCCTCAGACTGCCAGCCCTGCCCGTGCCCAGGCGGCTCGAGCTGTGCCATTGTGCCCCGCACGAAGGAGGTTGTGTGCACCAGCTGCCAGGCTGGCACTACAG GCAAGAGGTGCGAGCTGTGTGACGATGCCTATTTTGGAGACCCGCTGGGTGAAAATGGTGCTGTGAGGCCTTGCCGCCTCTGCCAGTGCAATGACAACATCGATCCCAACGCCGTGGGGAACTGCGATCGCCAGACAGGCGAGTGCCTCAAGTGCATCTACAACACCGCTGGCTTCTATTGCGACCGCTGCAAAGACGGCTTCTTTGGGAACCCCCTGGCCCCCGATCCTGCTGACAAGTGCAGAG CTTGTCACTGCAATCCGTATGGCACTGTGAATCAGCAGACGAATTGCAATCAAGTGACTGGGCAGTGTGAGTGCCTGTCTCATGTCACTGGGAGGGACTGCAGTGCCTGTGAGCCTGGCTTCTTCAACCTCCAGGGTGGACGTGGCTGTGAGAG GTGCAACTGCCACGCACTGGGCTCCACCAATGGGCAGTGCGACATCCGGACCGGGCAGTGTGAGTGCCAGCCTGGCGTCACCGGCCAGCGTTGTGACAGATGTGAGATCAACCACTTTGGCTTTGGCTCTGAAGGCTGTAAAC cctgtgacTGTGATCCTGAGGGTTCGCGCTCCCTGCAGTGCCTGGAGAATGGTCACTGTGAATGCAAGGAGGGCTTTGTGGGGAACCGCTGCGACCAGTGTGAGGAGAACTACTTCTACAACCGCTCCTGGCCAGGCTGCCAAGAGTGTCCAGCCTGCTACAGATTAGTGAAAGATAAG GTGGTAGAGCAGCGTGAGAGGTTGCAGGAGCTGGAAAATCTTATAGCAAATCTAGGTACGGGAGAAGAAACTGTAACTGATCAAGCCTTTGAAGAGAGATTGAAGCAGGCAGAAAGAGATGTTATGGAGTTGCTCCAGGAAGCACAAAACAGCAAAG ATGTAGACCAGGGACTCATGGATCGTCTCAAAGACATTAACAGCACGCTAACGAGCCAGCTCAACAGGCTGAGGAACATCCAGGGCACAGTGCGGGAGACAGAGAACCTGGCGGAGCAAGCCCGGGTGCGGGTGGAGGACACTGAGGACCTGATCGGCTTAGCTTCTGATATGCTTGAGAAGGCAAAGATGGCAGCTGACAATGTG tccATTACACCTCCAGAGTCAAGCGGGGACCCTAACAACATGACTCTGTTGGCAGAAGAGGCCCGTAAGCTGGCTGAAAG ACACAAAAAAGAAGCCGATGAGATTGTTCGCATAGCTAAGGCAGCAAATGATACTTCCACGGAAGCctatcagctgctgctgaagaccCTGGCTGGGGAAAACCAAACTGCAAATGACATCGATGAGCTCAACCAGAA gtataATCAGGCAAGGAACATTTCTCGAGACCTAGAAAAACAGGCCAGCAAAGTGCttgcagaggcagaggaagcTGGAAACAAAGCCCTTCAGATCTACGCTAATCTCACCAGTCTACCTGCTGTGGATTCCACAGGGCTAGAG AATGAAGCAAATAAGATCAAGAAGGAAGCGGAGGAGTTAGATCAGCTAATTGCCAGGAAGCTGAAAGATTATGAGGATTTGAGAGAAGACATGAAAGGAAAGGAGCTGGAAGTAAAGAACCTCTTGGAGAAAGGGAAGACAGAGCAGCAG ACTGCAGACCAGCTCTTGGCTCGAGCAGATGCAGCGAAAGCCCTGGCTGAAGAAGCTGCTCGGAAGGGCAATGGCACACTGCAGGAGGCTAATACCATTCTCAGCAACTTGAAAG ATTTTGATAAGCGGGTGAACGATAACAAGACAGCAGCTGAGGAGGCTCTGAAAAAGATTCCTGCCATTACCCAGACCATTGCTGAAGCCAACAATAAGACACGCCAGGCGGAGCTGGCGCTtggcaatgctgctgctgatgctcGCGAAGCCAAGGCTAAAGCAGATGATGCTGAGAAAATCGCCAGTACTGTTCAGAAG AATGCTGCTGCTACCAAAGCCGAAGCTGACAAGACTTTTGCTGATGTGACGGAGCTGGCCAGGGAAGTGGATGACATGATGAAGCAACTACAGGATGCAGAAAAAGAGCTGAAGCGGAAGCAGGATGATGCTGAGCAGGATATGATGATGGCAGGCATG GCctcacaggctgcccaggaggcAGAAGACAACGCCAGAAAAGCGAAGAACTCTGTgaacagtttgctttctgtcatTAATGACCTGCTGGATCAGTTAG GGCAACTGGAGACAGTGGACTTGAACAAACTGAATGAAATTGAGGGTACCCTGAACAGTGCCAAAGACCAGATGAAAGATAGCGACCTGGACCAGAAAGTGTCTTTTCTTGAGAGAGAAGCCAGGAAGCAAGATGATGCAATACAGGCCTACAACAGGGACATTGAAGAGATCCTGAAGGACATTAGCAACCTGGAAGACATCAAGAAGACCTTGCCATCTGGCTGTTTTAACACCCCGTCCATTGAAAAACCCTAA